The sequence tttttaattattctttcctttaatctctctctctctttttttttctcctctatacATGATGGATAATGCTTCAAGCATGCACCTGTCTAATCATTTATTATCAACAAGTGGCACAACTAAATAATATTCAAAAGAAtacattatcatcttcatctgcGATATCCAGAATTTTTTAGTCCGTTCAGATTTAATTCCTTTATGATAATTATACGAATCAATATAATTCACAAAAATCGTTTGGCGATAATAATACCGGAATCATCTTCTcatcacatttttcttttttttttggcctTTTTCCTTTTGGGACATCTTCTTTGCCCAAATCACGAGACTCCAATAATTGAGAAGATTACGGAGACACAACAGAAAAAGGCTAATTGTACATAAAATCACTTAGATACAATAAAAAGAAGGCTAAATGTTAAATAAAAGAACAGTTCAATGTACTAAAACTTTCATTATTTGCGGAATTTGAAGGAGGATTTGAACTGAAAAAATCTATTATATGCCGCCTTGATCTTATACTTCTCCGGAAAGGCTGTTTCCATCACTTAATGTACATGACgaattaaatgataaatgaaagaaaatgaagaaattctggaaaaagatcaaaagatgtactatatataaataataaaacccatccatatatgtatatatatatatatatatttccttcATGATTTACAGACTTATAATATGGAccataaagaaacaaataaaaaaagattgattAGTGACCTTAATTCTAATTCTACACATACAACTGCACTAgtcattttgattttttccatACAAGCCCTTAACCAAAAAAAGTGGCGGGTTTGGCAGATTTGTCTAAAACATAATACTACtgatattcatatatatatgacTTCTAATTAACAAGCTGCTGATGGATTATTAAATGGACTGTAGAAGTGAGGCTTCTGAGCAATAGTAAAAGGATTTTTCGATGGATTTTCTCCGACACCGCCGCCGATCCTTTCGCATGAAGGACACATAGTTAAGGTTGCCGCCGGCAATTGCATGTACAAAGGTTGTGCTATTTTTAGTGCCTTTAGTTCTTGTAGCTCTTTGTGAAGCCTCCTGTTTTCTTCTGTCAGTGTCTCACAGCATTTTTTCAGGAATTCACAGTCTACCTCTGTTTGCTTCAGCTTTGTTCTGTAAAAGGAAACCATCCCATCAATTTTATGTTTCCTTATTTTCTCcgaaaaaattgttaaaaaaggaaaatagatGAGGAATATCATTAGTCCTACCTGGCTCTTCTGTTCTGGAACCAAACTTCAACTTGGCGAGGCCTTAGACTAAGTTCCATGGCTAAATCCTGTTTTTGCTTCTGCATAATTAGAAATCAATTGTAAGCACACTGAACGGAAACGGGGAAATGAGATCCCTCGGCCTCTCTAGCTAACAAATTGATTGGAGTTTTATGCGGAAAAAGGacataaaacttgaaaaaaataaaattgtaaggaCTAAAAACTGTTTTAATATTAAACTAGTATACTTCTAAAATTAtgtctaatttaaaaaatttcgatttctatgcatatatatatttcgTGTGAAAAACGTTAAAATCAGATGAATTTATTGGTTATACGTTACATATATATGCGACTCAAGAGTTTGTATACCCatcgaaaagaaagaaaatatacaGGGGAATATTATACTATAGTGATGAATAGTAGATTTGGAGGCTTACAGGATTGAGAGTGCTGTGTAGCTTGAAGCTTTCCTCTAAAAGGGCGGATTGTGCTTTAGTGAGCCTAAGTTTCTTCCTAGCGTTAGAGCCATCATCATCTTCATCGCTAATAACTCTGGAGGAAACTCTTTCTACCTCTGTAGTTGTCTCTTCACTACCAACATCTCTCTCCCTTTTCACACTAGCATTTGAATAGGAAGAAGCAGCACTATCTTGTCTGTACAAATCAGCCGATTGATGATCGTTCGATGGCTTCGTAACGTTAACCTTCTTTGTAGCTTGTTGCTCATAGGTACGATCACCAGAAATTAGGCTTAGAGTTAGTGAAGGTTCAAACGTAAGAGATGCTGGTCCTTTGCTTGCTAGTGgtgttatttttgttgatttttgatcGGTTGTTGAGGAAAAGCCTAATCCTAGAACCAGGCCAGTGTTGCAAATATCATCAAAACCCATCTATGTTTgttgaaaagaagagaaaaagggaGAACTTAAGTGTGCAATTTTTGTTGTAAGGAGGAATGGTGGAAAAGAGAAAAGGGGTGGTGGGATATATATTATGAAGGGGGAGAGTTGGGAGGTGGGGGGGGCTTAGCTAATTAGGCGTAGTTTGGGTTTGTTGAAATGTATGAAGTGAGTCTTTGAAGGGAAACTAAGGAATATGACTTTTGTGTCTTTAAGGTGAGGTGGTGTGGGGTGTGGGTGGGTGGTTGTGGGtgactatctatctatctatgaTTAATAATCAAAGGAGTGAATGAGTAGTGTGTAGGAATTATTAAAAGTCTATTTGTTTCTCTCTTCATAGGTTGACAATTTAAACTCCACTATGTACTGCTCTTTATCTCTCCATAATGTAGTGACCAACAAAAGAGGAAACTAACTCCCTCCCTCGGCCCTCTCATCCTTCTATCTTTTTTCTCCCTTTCATATGTTTCATATGGTATTCTTGTACATGATTTTAATTTTCATAGTTTGActtggtatatttattaattaatatttgatattatatcttaataataatttgaagaataaagtaattaatattaaagaataaaataaaaaaattctattaatatatcaaaagtgaaaagtaaaaataaaaaatattttataaataaataacaagtcTAAATAAACGAATGGAGTTTTAAATAGCCACTTTTAAGagtaaataatttaaatttatgtcGAAAAATTTTATATCAAGAGTAATGCTCTTCATTCCAAAGACGTTTATATCTTCTTGATTCACTTTTATTCATCACATTTTACTTTACAAGagtcaatttaattaatttagctgaattaaattaaattaattatatattttatatttagatattcaaaactaTACGAACCTTTAATATTAGTATGATCAAGAATATATCCTAAAATATTAGTGAAT comes from Capsicum annuum cultivar UCD-10X-F1 chromosome 2, UCD10Xv1.1, whole genome shotgun sequence and encodes:
- the LOC107860150 gene encoding homeobox-leucine zipper protein HAT22; the encoded protein is MGFDDICNTGLVLGLGFSSTTDQKSTKITPLASKGPASLTFEPSLTLSLISGDRTYEQQATKKVNVTKPSNDHQSADLYRQDSAASSYSNASVKRERDVGSEETTTEVERVSSRVISDEDDDGSNARKKLRLTKAQSALLEESFKLHSTLNPKQKQDLAMELSLRPRQVEVWFQNRRARTKLKQTEVDCEFLKKCCETLTEENRRLHKELQELKALKIAQPLYMQLPAATLTMCPSCERIGGGVGENPSKNPFTIAQKPHFYSPFNNPSAAC